Proteins from one Gibbsiella quercinecans genomic window:
- a CDS encoding DNA-binding transcriptional regulator, which produces MFHCNICGTAAHARSSRYLSENTKERYHQCQNINCSHTFVTMETIGRTIMKPGHVVPVLPHPTHYGQQSMLM; this is translated from the coding sequence ATGTTTCATTGCAATATCTGCGGAACTGCTGCACATGCTCGTTCAAGTCGTTATCTCAGTGAGAATACCAAAGAACGTTATCACCAGTGTCAGAACATCAACTGCAGTCATACATTTGTCACCATGGAAACAATTGGACGCACCATTATGAAACCCGGCCATGTGGTGCCGGTGTTACCTCACCCGACACATTACGGTCAGCAAAGCATGTTGATGTAG
- the chaA gene encoding sodium-potassium/proton antiporter ChaA — translation MQSQHDTERSKSRHSEISLIFPVVALAVLSIWGTTANMPLIVGINILALIGILSSAFSVVRHADVLAHRLGEPYGSLILSLSVVILEVSLISALMATGDAAPALMRDTLYSIIMIVTGGLVGFALLLGGRKFATQHVNLSGIKQYLMAIFPLAVIVLVLPSALPGGNFNTAQALLVAAISAAMYGVFLIIQTKTHQSLFVYEHEDDDGDPHHGKPSSHSNTWHAAWLVVHLVAVIAVTKFNAGPLEGLLTKLNAPAQFTGFLVALLILSPEGLGALRAVLNNQVQRAMNLFFGSVLATISLTVPAVTIIATLTGQTLIFGMQAPHMVVMLAVLMLCHISFSTGRTNVLNGTAHLALFAAYMMTIFA, via the coding sequence ATATTCCCGGTTGTGGCGCTGGCGGTTCTGAGCATTTGGGGCACTACCGCTAATATGCCATTGATTGTCGGCATCAATATTCTTGCCCTGATCGGTATCCTCAGCAGCGCCTTCAGCGTGGTTCGCCATGCCGACGTGCTCGCCCATCGCCTGGGCGAACCCTATGGTTCACTGATTCTCAGCCTATCCGTAGTCATTTTGGAAGTCAGCCTGATTTCTGCCCTGATGGCCACCGGCGACGCCGCGCCGGCGCTGATGCGCGATACGCTCTACTCCATCATTATGATCGTGACCGGCGGCCTGGTGGGCTTTGCCCTGCTGCTGGGCGGGCGCAAGTTCGCCACCCAGCACGTTAACCTGAGCGGCATCAAACAGTACCTGATGGCCATCTTCCCACTGGCGGTGATCGTGCTGGTGCTGCCAAGCGCCCTGCCCGGCGGCAATTTCAACACGGCCCAGGCGCTGTTGGTGGCGGCAATTTCCGCTGCCATGTACGGCGTGTTTTTAATCATTCAAACCAAAACGCACCAAAGCCTGTTCGTTTATGAACATGAAGACGACGATGGCGATCCGCACCATGGCAAGCCTTCGTCCCACAGCAACACCTGGCACGCCGCGTGGCTGGTTGTGCATCTGGTTGCGGTTATCGCGGTAACCAAGTTCAACGCCGGCCCTCTGGAAGGCCTGCTGACCAAATTGAATGCGCCGGCGCAGTTCACCGGCTTCCTGGTGGCGTTGCTGATCCTGTCGCCTGAAGGGCTGGGCGCATTGCGCGCCGTGCTGAACAACCAGGTGCAACGCGCCATGAACCTGTTCTTCGGCTCGGTGCTGGCCACCATCTCACTGACCGTACCGGCGGTGACCATCATCGCCACGCTGACCGGCCAGACGCTGATTTTCGGCATGCAGGCGCCGCATATGGTGGTGATGCTGGCCGTGCTGATGCTGTGCCACATTTCATTCTCCACCGGCCGCACCAACGTGTTGAACGGCACCGCGCACCTGGCGCTGTTTGCCGCCTATATGATGACGATTTTCGCCTGA